In Rhodococcus pseudokoreensis, the DNA window GCCATCGGGCTGACGTTCGCGGTCAAACCGATCCTCGCCCCACTGCTGCTGCTGCCTCTGGTGCGCGGACAGTGGAAGGTGTTCGTCACCGCGATCGGCATCCCCCTGATCCTCACCGCCGTCGCGTGGCCGCTGTCCGCGGACCCGATGGACTTCGTGCACCACACGGTGCCGTACCTGATGGAGTCGCGCGACTACTTCAACAGCGCGATCGTCGGCAACGGCAAGTACTACGGGCTTCCCACCGGCCTGATCTGGGCGCTGCGCGGCGTCTTCGCCGCCATCGTGCTCTCGTCCCTGTGGCTGCTGTACCGCTTCTACCGCCACGACGAACTGTTCTTCGTGGTCACCACGTCCGGTGTTCTGCTGACGGCGTCGTGGCTGCTCGGTTCGCTGGGCCAGATGTACTACTCGATGATGCTGTTCCCGCTCCTGATGTCCGTGGTGCTGAAGAATTCGGTGATGCGGAACTGGCCGGCGTGGCTGGCCGTGTACGGCTTCATGAGCTACGACAGCTGGCTGTCGAGCCGGTTCATCGAAGCCGGCCGGACCGCGGAGTACATGAAGACCACGCTGGGGTGGAGTCTCATGCTCCTCGTGATCTTCGGGGTGCTCACCGTCCGGTACGTCACGGCGCGACGCGAAGGTCGCCTCGACCGGGGCATCGATCCGGCGTTCCTCCTCGAACCGGGCGAGACGATCCCCGCGACTCCGCGGGAGCCGGAACCGGACGAGCAGCCGCAGGTCGAGTCGGCCACCGCCAAGACGTAGCTCTGTCACACGCCGGAGCCTCACGGCCGGAATCGGCGAAACGTATTAGCGTGGAGCCATGAGTTCGCAGCAGCAGGATCCCACGCAGTCCGCCCCGAAGGTAACTCTCTCCGACAGCGAGTGGCGCGAGAAACTGACTCCCGAGGAGTACGCGGTGCTGCGCCAGGCCGGCACCGAGCGCCCCTTCGTCGGCGAGTACACCGACACCAAGACGGAAGGCGTCTACCACTGCCGCGCCTGTGGCGCCGAACTGTTCCGCAGCACGGAGAAGTTCGAATCGCACTGCGGGTGGCCGTCGTTCTTCGACCCGGCCGACTCGGACGCCGTCATCCTCCACGAGGACACCTCGCTGGGCATGCGCCGCGTCGAGGTGGTCTGCGCGACGTGCCACAGCCACCTCGGCCACGTCTTCGAGGGCGAGGGCTACCCCACCCCCACCGATCAGCGGTACTGCATCAATTCGATCTCGCTGGTTCTGGAACCGGCCGGCGAATGATCGCAGGCGGATCGAACGCCCGGATCGGCGGCAGCTCGCCGTCGTAGCGTTCGATCTGCACGAGCACGTGCTGGCCCGTGCAGCCGTGGGCGAGTGACGACGTGCCCACGTCCGGGGTCAGCACGTTCGGGTTCCCGTGCACGCAGAGCGAATCCGGGTCGGTCGCGTCGAGCGGGTCGTACCAGGCCCCCGTCGACAGCTGCACCACACCGCGGCGGACGCCCTCGTCCACCACCACACCGGCGAGGCACGCGCCCCGGTCGTTGAACACGCGGACGACGTCGCCGCCGGTCACTCCGCGGTCGGCGGCGTCGTCCGGATGGATGCGCAGCGGTTCACGGCCCCGGATCTTCGACTTCTGGCTGGTGCCGCCGTGATCGAGTTGGCTGTGCAGGCGGGTGCGCGGCTGGTTGGCGATCAGATGCAGCGGGAACTGCCGGGCCCGCGGGCCGCCGAGCCATTCCTCCGGCTCGTACCAGCGGGGATGTCCGGCGCAGTCGGCGTAGCCGAATCCGTCGATGTCCTCGGAGAAGATCTCGATCCGCCCGCTCGGGGTACCGAGGGGGAACTTCACCGGATCCGCCCGGAAGTCGCCGAACAGGATCAGATCGTCCTCGGTCCGCATCCGCACGTGGCCCTGCGTCCAGAAGTCGTCGAAACTCGGTGCCGGTCCGCCGTCCGCGCGGACGAAGTCCCGCCACTGCCCGTACAGGTGCTCGAGCCACTGCCCGGACGTGCGGCCCTCGGTGAACTTCTCGCCGACACCCAGCTTCCGGGCGACGGCGGCGAACGTGTCGTAGTCGTCCCGGGAGTCGGCGTACGGCGTCACCGCGGCATGCATGGCGACGAGCAGCGGATCGTTGCGGGTGCAGCTGATGTCGGCCCGCTCGAGCGACGTCGTGGACGGGACCACGATGTCGGCGTGCCGGGCCATCGGCGTCCAGTAGGGGTCGTGGACCACGATCGTGTCGGGCCGGGCCAGCGCGCGGCGCAGACGCGGAATGTCCTGATGGTGGTGGAACGGGTTGCCGCCCGCCCAGTACAGCATCTTGATGTCCGGGTACGTCAGCCGCTGACCGTCGTAGTCGAACGCGGCGCCCGGGTTCAGGAGCATGTCCGAGACCGCGGCCACGGGGATGAAGTCGCGGACCGGGTTCAGTCCCTGCGGAAGGGTGGGCAGCGGGTACGGGACCGGGGCGAGCCCGGGCTCGTTCATGGAACCGTAGCCGTGTCCGAAACCTCCACCGGGAAGACCGATCTGGCCCAGCATCGCGGCGAGGGTGACCCCCATCCACGGGGCCTGCTCGCCGTGCCGGACCCGCTGCAGCGACCAGGTGACGGTCACCATCGTCCGGCCCGCCGCCATCCGCCGGGCGAGGGCCACCAGATCCGCGGCGGCGATGCCGGAGATCCGCTCCGCCCATGCCGGCGACTTCGGGACACCGTCGGAGCGTCCGAGGAGGTAGTCCTCGAAGCGGTCGTAGCCGACGCAGTGGCTGCCGAGGAACGCCGTGTCGTGCAGGCCTTCCGACGCGAGAACGTACGCGAGGGCCAGCATGATCGCGACATCGGTGCCGGGCACCGGCGCGTGCCGCTCGGCGACGCCGTGCATGTCGTCGCTCAACGGACTGAACGACACGACGGATCCGCCGCGCCGCCGCAGGGCGTCGAGGGCGTCACGGGTGGGATGGTCGCTCGTGCCGCCGTGGTTGACGCCGGTGTTCTTGAGGGGGACGCCGCCGAAGCACACCATGACGTCGGTGTGCTCGGCGATGAGCTTCCAGGACGTGGAGCGGGCGAACATCTTCCAGTGCGTGCCCACCACCCGGGGCATGACGACGCCCGTCGCGCCCAGTGAGTAGCTGTGCACCGAACGGGTGTAGCCACCGAGGGTGTTCAGGAACCGGTGGACCTGGCTCTGCGCGTGATGGAACCGGCCCGCGCTGGCCCACCCGTAGGAACCGCCGTAGATCGCGCTGTTGCCGTGGGTGTCGATCACCCTGCGCAGTTCGTTCGCCAGCCGCTGGGTCAGCTCCTCCCAGTCCACCGGCACGAACTCGTCGGAACCGCGGGAGGTGCTCGGACCCGGGCCGTGCTCGAGCCACCCCCGGCGCACCACCGGACCGGTGATCCGCGCCTTGGTGCGAACCGACCCGGCGAGGTTGCCCAGCACCGGTGACGGATCGGCGTCACCGGTGTACGGGTGCGCGGCCACGACGTCGCCGTCGGCGACCTCGGCCTCGAACATGCCCCAGTGCGACATGTGCTGGTAGCGGGGCGCCCTGCGGGCCCCGTCGGCGTCACTCATTTCTCGTGCGTCAGATCACGGCAGAGCCGCGACGAGCTTCTCCACATCCACCCGCGGGCCGGTGAAGAACGGCACCTCCTCGCGGACGTGCAGCCGGGCCTCGGTGGCGCGCAGGTCGCGCATGAGGTCGACGATGCGGTACAGCTCGGGCGCCTCGAACGCGAGGATCCACTCGTAGTCGCCGAGCGCGAACGCGGGCACCGTGTTGGCACGCACGTCCTTGTAGGTGCGGGCCGCCATGCCATGGTCGGCGAGCATCTTCCGGCGCTCGTCGTCGGGCAGCAGGTACCACTCGTAGGAGCGGACGAAAGGGTACACGCAGATGTAGTTGCCCGGATCCTCGCCCGCCAGGAACGCCGGGATGTGGCTCTTGTTGAATTCGGCCGGACGGTGGCACGCGACGTTGCTCCACACGGGCTTGCTCGCGCGGCCCAGGGCGGTGGTGCGGCGGAAGTCGGCGTACGTGGCCTGCAGGGCCTCGATGCTCGCCGAGTGCGTCCAGATCATGAAGTCGGCGTCGGCGCGCAGCCCCGCCACGTCGTAGAGCCCGCGCACCACGACACCCTTCTCGGCCTGACCTTCGAAGAAGATCCGTGCCTCCTTGATCACAGCTTCCCGGTCGTCCCCGAGTACACCGGGTTCCACCTGGAACACGGAGAACATGAGGTAGCGGATTTCAGAGTTCAATGCGTCGAAGTCGAGGCGTGCCATGGGTCTATCCTGCCACCCGCCCGGAGAGCCGTGCAGCCGCCGCCGTCGCGGCGGCCACACAGGCGGGTACACCCACCCCCCGCAGGAGCGCCCCGGACACCTCTACACCGTCCAGACCTGCGATTTCCTGCTCGATCACCGCCACCCGCTCGAGGTGGCCGGGACCGTACTGCGGCAGTCCGCCGTGCCAGCGCTGGACGTGCGCGGCGACGGGCTCCGCGGACACGCCGGTGACGGTCGCGAGGTCGCGCCGGGCCGCGGCGATCAGCTCGTCGTCGGGTGCGTCGACGACGGCGGCGTCGCCGAATCGTCCGAACGACGCCCGCACGAGGGTGACCTCCCGCTGGGCGAGGTGCGGCCACTTGCGGCTCGACAGGGTGAACGCCTTCGCGCCGAGCGACGTGTCGGTGGCGACGAGGATCCCGGAGTTCTGCGGGACGTCGGTGCCGGCGGGCAGTGCCAGTGCGACGACGGCCGAGGAGGCCAGCGGGATGTCCGCGGCGGCCGCCGACGCGCGGGGTGCGACGCCGGCGAGCAGTTCGGCGAGCTGCGGAGCGGGCACGGCGAGCACCACACCGTCCACCCGGCCCACCGGGTCCGCCGACCAGCCGTCGCCGTCGCGGCCGAGCGTTTTTATTCGCTCGGGCACGATCTCCGCGCCCGTGGTGTCCGTCAGGGCGCGGAGCAGGACGCCGTAGCCGTCGCGCAGCGCCCCGAACACCGGTCCCGAGGCGGGAGGGGGAAGTGCCTCCGCCACCGCCGCGGACAGGCTGGTGGCACCGCGGTCGAGGGCCGCCGCGAGGGTGGGGAGTGCGGCGCGGACACCGATGGTGTCCGCCAGCCCCGAATAGACCCCTCCGAGAAGCGGATCCACCGACCGCCGGACCACCTGCGCACCGAACCGGTCGCCGACCAGCGCACCGACGGCGACGTCGGCGCCCGGTGTCCATTCGAGGGGCACCGTCCGCTCCCCCGCCACCTGCGCGAGGGTCCGGTCGTCGACGAGGCCGCGGAGACTGTTCTCGTCCGCGGGGATCCCCATGAGGGTGTCGGCGGGCAGCGGGTGCAGGGCGTTCTCGGACCAGATCAGCGGACGCAGTCCGGCCGGGTGCACGAGCTGGTCGGCGAGACCGAGTTCGCCGAGCAGGGCAGGCAGTTCCGGACGCCGCGCGATGAAGGCTTCCGCGCCGACGTCGACGGGCTCCCCGGCCAGGTCCACCGTCCGCAGCTTGCCCCCGAGCCGCCCCGCGCCGTCGGCGACGACGATCCGGGCATCAGGGCCGAGCCGCTGCCGCAGGCGGTACGCGGCCACGAGCCCGGAGATGCCGCCGCCGACGACGAGAACGTTCGGCGACGACCCGGTCACAGGGAGTGCACCAACTCGACCAGCGCGGTCAGCGCGCCCGGGTCGGTGTCGGGCAGGACGCCGTGACCGAGGTTGAAGATGTGTCCCGTGGCACCCGCGGCGAGGGCCGCGTCGGCCTCCGCGGTGATGCGGCGCACCTGCTTCTCGACGGCCGCCGGTCCCGCGAACAGGACCGCGGGGTCGAGGTTGCCCTGCAGCGCCTTGCCCGGACCGACCCGGCGCGCCGCGACGTCCAGGGGGATGCGCCAGTCGACGCCGACCACGTCGGCCCCCGCCTCGCCCATCGCGCCGAGCAGTTCACCGGTTCCGACACCGAAGTGGATCCGCGGCACCTTCGCGCTCTCCACCTCCGCGAACACCCGCTCGGAGTGGGGCAGCACGAATTCGCGGTACTCGGCCAGCGACAGCGCGCCCGCCCACGAGTCGAACAGCTGGATCGCGTCGACGCCGGCACGCAGCTGGGTCTGCAGGAACGTGATGGTGGTGTCGGCGAGCGTGCCGAGCAGCGCGTGCCACGTCTTCGGGTCGGAATGCATGAGCGCCTTCGTGCGCTCGTGGTTGCGGCTCGGTCCACCCTCGACCAGGTACGAGGCGAGGGTGAACGGGGCACCGGCGAAACCGATCAGCGGCGTCGAACCGAGTTCCGCGGTGAGCAGCTGCACGGCCTGCGCGACCGCACCGACCTCCTCCGGCACGAGGCGGGGCAGGGCGGCGACGTCCGCGATCGACCGGACCGGGTTCGCGACGACCGGGCCGGTGCCGGCCACGATGTCGAGATCGATGCCCGCGGCCTTGAGCGGCACCACGATGTCGGAGAACAGGATCGCGGCGTCGACCCCGTGCCTGCGCACGGGCTGCATGGTGATCTCGCAGACCAGTGCCGGATCGAAGCACGACTCGAGCATGCCGATTCCCGACCGGATCTCGCGGTACTCGGGAAGCGAGCGGCCCGCCTGCCGCATGAACCACACCGGGCGCCGGCCTGGAGCGCGACCGTCCGCGGCCGCCAGGAGGGGTGCGTCGGGGAGCACCCGCCTCGCGGCGTACGTCGCCCGTTCGCTCATGCCTGCATTGGTGCTTTCCAACCCGCTCATCGGTCCTCGCGCTCTCTGCCTGCTCGAATTTCGGCAGCTCTCATGCTGCCATGCCGCGGCTCCGCCGCCGATCGGCCCTGCTCGGCGCGCCTCCGACGAGATGCAAGGGTCCGGGTCTAACGTCCCGAGCTGTGACGACTTCGGGATCGCCCGCCGAACCGGCCGAGTTCCGCGCCGCCGTCGAAGCGATGAATTCCGCGCAGGTCCGTGCGGACATCGAGCTGGGTCCCATCCGGCCCCCGCAACGGCTCGCTCCGTTCAGCTACGCCGTCGGCGCAGAGGTCGTGCACGAGGACACCGGGGTCGTCGCCGAACAGAGCGAGGGTGACGCGTTCGGCAGATTGATCCTCCTGTTCGACCCCGAGGGCGACGAGGCGTGGAACGGCACGATGCGGCTGGTCGCCTACATCCAGGCCGACCTGGACGCCGCCGTGGCGTCCGACCCGCTCCTTCCCGAGGTCGCGTGGAGCTGGCTCGTCGACGCACTCGAGTCGCGCCACGAACCCCTCAACGCGCTCGGCGGGACGGTGACGGCGACGACGTCGGTGCGCTACGGCGACATCGCCGGTCCCCCGCATGCGCATCAGCTGGAACTGCGCGCGTCGTGGACGGCGACGTCGGTCGAACTGGCTGCGCACGTCGAGGCGTTCTGCGAGGTGCTGGCGTACGCGGCCGGTCTGCCGCC includes these proteins:
- a CDS encoding glycosyltransferase family 87 protein, whose product is MTARQGFSVYRAVVFLRQLEPRTGRTANEVINFALWPIAVMTVLHRVVVKAVNGYITDDFRPVYNAALAFLNGRPVYTANFNWVDPHYLYPPSGTLLMAPIAVIDPEKSRWLFIIANAIAIVIALYLLLRLFGLGLNSIAAPILLLATFSSETVTNTLVFTNINGLVLLGEIAFLVLLMKRKDMWSGVAIGLTFAVKPILAPLLLLPLVRGQWKVFVTAIGIPLILTAVAWPLSADPMDFVHHTVPYLMESRDYFNSAIVGNGKYYGLPTGLIWALRGVFAAIVLSSLWLLYRFYRHDELFFVVTTSGVLLTASWLLGSLGQMYYSMMLFPLLMSVVLKNSVMRNWPAWLAVYGFMSYDSWLSSRFIEAGRTAEYMKTTLGWSLMLLVIFGVLTVRYVTARREGRLDRGIDPAFLLEPGETIPATPREPEPDEQPQVESATAKT
- the msrB gene encoding peptide-methionine (R)-S-oxide reductase MsrB; translated protein: MSSQQQDPTQSAPKVTLSDSEWREKLTPEEYAVLRQAGTERPFVGEYTDTKTEGVYHCRACGAELFRSTEKFESHCGWPSFFDPADSDAVILHEDTSLGMRRVEVVCATCHSHLGHVFEGEGYPTPTDQRYCINSISLVLEPAGE
- a CDS encoding molybdopterin-dependent oxidoreductase, whose amino-acid sequence is MSDADGARRAPRYQHMSHWGMFEAEVADGDVVAAHPYTGDADPSPVLGNLAGSVRTKARITGPVVRRGWLEHGPGPSTSRGSDEFVPVDWEELTQRLANELRRVIDTHGNSAIYGGSYGWASAGRFHHAQSQVHRFLNTLGGYTRSVHSYSLGATGVVMPRVVGTHWKMFARSTSWKLIAEHTDVMVCFGGVPLKNTGVNHGGTSDHPTRDALDALRRRGGSVVSFSPLSDDMHGVAERHAPVPGTDVAIMLALAYVLASEGLHDTAFLGSHCVGYDRFEDYLLGRSDGVPKSPAWAERISGIAAADLVALARRMAAGRTMVTVTWSLQRVRHGEQAPWMGVTLAAMLGQIGLPGGGFGHGYGSMNEPGLAPVPYPLPTLPQGLNPVRDFIPVAAVSDMLLNPGAAFDYDGQRLTYPDIKMLYWAGGNPFHHHQDIPRLRRALARPDTIVVHDPYWTPMARHADIVVPSTTSLERADISCTRNDPLLVAMHAAVTPYADSRDDYDTFAAVARKLGVGEKFTEGRTSGQWLEHLYGQWRDFVRADGGPAPSFDDFWTQGHVRMRTEDDLILFGDFRADPVKFPLGTPSGRIEIFSEDIDGFGYADCAGHPRWYEPEEWLGGPRARQFPLHLIANQPRTRLHSQLDHGGTSQKSKIRGREPLRIHPDDAADRGVTGGDVVRVFNDRGACLAGVVVDEGVRRGVVQLSTGAWYDPLDATDPDSLCVHGNPNVLTPDVGTSSLAHGCTGQHVLVQIERYDGELPPIRAFDPPAIIRRPVPEPARSN
- the hemQ gene encoding hydrogen peroxide-dependent heme synthase, yielding MARLDFDALNSEIRYLMFSVFQVEPGVLGDDREAVIKEARIFFEGQAEKGVVVRGLYDVAGLRADADFMIWTHSASIEALQATYADFRRTTALGRASKPVWSNVACHRPAEFNKSHIPAFLAGEDPGNYICVYPFVRSYEWYLLPDDERRKMLADHGMAARTYKDVRANTVPAFALGDYEWILAFEAPELYRIVDLMRDLRATEARLHVREEVPFFTGPRVDVEKLVAALP
- a CDS encoding protoporphyrinogen oxidase gives rise to the protein MTGSSPNVLVVGGGISGLVAAYRLRQRLGPDARIVVADGAGRLGGKLRTVDLAGEPVDVGAEAFIARRPELPALLGELGLADQLVHPAGLRPLIWSENALHPLPADTLMGIPADENSLRGLVDDRTLAQVAGERTVPLEWTPGADVAVGALVGDRFGAQVVRRSVDPLLGGVYSGLADTIGVRAALPTLAAALDRGATSLSAAVAEALPPPASGPVFGALRDGYGVLLRALTDTTGAEIVPERIKTLGRDGDGWSADPVGRVDGVVLAVPAPQLAELLAGVAPRASAAAADIPLASSAVVALALPAGTDVPQNSGILVATDTSLGAKAFTLSSRKWPHLAQREVTLVRASFGRFGDAAVVDAPDDELIAAARRDLATVTGVSAEPVAAHVQRWHGGLPQYGPGHLERVAVIEQEIAGLDGVEVSGALLRGVGVPACVAAATAAAARLSGRVAG
- the hemE gene encoding uroporphyrinogen decarboxylase, which encodes MSERATYAARRVLPDAPLLAAADGRAPGRRPVWFMRQAGRSLPEYREIRSGIGMLESCFDPALVCEITMQPVRRHGVDAAILFSDIVVPLKAAGIDLDIVAGTGPVVANPVRSIADVAALPRLVPEEVGAVAQAVQLLTAELGSTPLIGFAGAPFTLASYLVEGGPSRNHERTKALMHSDPKTWHALLGTLADTTITFLQTQLRAGVDAIQLFDSWAGALSLAEYREFVLPHSERVFAEVESAKVPRIHFGVGTGELLGAMGEAGADVVGVDWRIPLDVAARRVGPGKALQGNLDPAVLFAGPAAVEKQVRRITAEADAALAAGATGHIFNLGHGVLPDTDPGALTALVELVHSL
- a CDS encoding DUF3000 domain-containing protein, whose amino-acid sequence is MTTSGSPAEPAEFRAAVEAMNSAQVRADIELGPIRPPQRLAPFSYAVGAEVVHEDTGVVAEQSEGDAFGRLILLFDPEGDEAWNGTMRLVAYIQADLDAAVASDPLLPEVAWSWLVDALESRHEPLNALGGTVTATTSVRYGDIAGPPHAHQLELRASWTATSVELAAHVEAFCEVLAYAAGLPPAGVAQLKTLGGK